A genomic region of Streptosporangium lutulentum contains the following coding sequences:
- a CDS encoding GlxA family transcriptional regulator: protein MRHRVVALVGPTQEMYPVTCASAVFGYHGPDIPRLYDFRLCAERPGPIPTTMGADIVVDDGPEALAEADTILIAGWCPGPDISAELGEAVLAAHGRGARIVGIGWGIHLPASLGLLDGRGAAAHWELTCELGRRYPRVRADATVLYVDHGDVATAGASATTVDLCLNQVRRDHGAALAMRIGRHLSAAPHREGRQRQYPALPTTGPVPDSLAPLLDWITANLGRPLTLEDMAARSGMSSRTLSRHFAEQLGISPGRWLLDRRIAGTRALLEETDLPVETIAQRVGLSSAVNLRRRFRNALDTTPAAYRRSFR, encoded by the coding sequence ATGAGGCATCGCGTGGTCGCCCTGGTCGGCCCGACGCAGGAGATGTATCCGGTGACGTGCGCGTCCGCCGTGTTCGGCTATCACGGCCCCGACATCCCCCGGCTCTACGACTTCCGGCTCTGCGCCGAGCGGCCCGGCCCGATCCCGACCACGATGGGCGCCGACATCGTCGTCGACGACGGCCCGGAGGCCCTGGCGGAGGCCGACACGATTCTCATCGCGGGCTGGTGCCCCGGGCCGGACATCTCCGCGGAACTCGGCGAGGCGGTCCTGGCCGCCCACGGCCGCGGCGCGCGGATCGTCGGGATCGGCTGGGGCATTCACCTCCCGGCGAGCCTGGGCCTGCTGGACGGCCGCGGCGCCGCGGCCCACTGGGAGCTCACCTGTGAGCTGGGCCGGCGCTACCCGAGGGTCCGCGCCGACGCCACCGTCCTGTACGTCGACCACGGCGACGTCGCGACCGCGGGCGCCTCGGCCACCACCGTCGACCTGTGCCTCAACCAGGTCAGGCGCGACCACGGCGCCGCCCTCGCCATGCGGATCGGCCGGCACCTGTCGGCGGCCCCGCACCGGGAGGGGCGCCAGCGCCAGTATCCCGCGCTGCCGACGACCGGGCCGGTCCCCGACTCCCTCGCCCCGCTGCTCGACTGGATCACCGCCAACCTCGGCCGGCCGTTGACCCTGGAGGACATGGCGGCCCGGTCGGGGATGTCGTCGCGCACCCTCAGCCGCCACTTCGCCGAACAGCTCGGCATCTCCCCCGGCCGCTGGCTGCTCGACCGGCGCATCGCCGGCACCCGGGCCCTCCTGGAGGAGACCGACCTGCCGGTCGAGACGATCGCCCAGCGTGTCGGCCTCTCCTCCGCGGTCAACCTGCGCCGCCGTTTCCGCAACGCCCTCGACACCACCCCGGCCGCCTACCGCCGCTCCTTCCGCTGA
- a CDS encoding NUDIX hydrolase — MSPVRLRRSVRAVVLDEDDRILLCRFVFSKPAGTIVVWAAPGGGVDPGEATLVALRRELHEETGLTVDADPPHVWHQEVIDPGHAVGYDGVINDYFLVRTASFNPRGAMSDDELAAENIVGFRWWRLSDIADYRGPDVFSPRDLATPLAALIADGVPARPVPFGL; from the coding sequence ATGTCCCCGGTGCGTCTGCGTCGTTCGGTCCGCGCGGTCGTCCTCGACGAGGACGACCGCATCCTGCTGTGCCGGTTCGTCTTTTCCAAGCCGGCCGGGACGATCGTTGTGTGGGCGGCGCCAGGGGGAGGCGTCGATCCCGGCGAGGCCACCCTTGTCGCCCTGCGCCGGGAACTGCACGAGGAGACAGGACTCACCGTTGACGCCGATCCACCGCATGTCTGGCACCAGGAGGTCATCGACCCCGGACACGCGGTCGGCTATGACGGAGTGATCAACGACTACTTCCTTGTCCGCACCGCGTCGTTCAACCCCCGTGGCGCGATGTCCGATGACGAACTCGCCGCCGAGAACATCGTCGGCTTCCGCTGGTGGCGGCTGTCGGACATCGCGGACTACCGCGGTCCCGACGTGTTCTCACCGCGCGATCTGGCCACGCCGCTGGCGGCGCTGATCGCCGACGGGGTTCCGGCCAGACCTGTGCCGTTCGGCCTGTGA
- a CDS encoding non-ribosomal peptide synthetase/MFS transporter: MTISDEHRSALTARLSAARRAAQAAPVIPAREATGGPDPLSPAQARLWFLDQLDDLAAYNVPAAVRLRGPLNTTALLGAVRDLADRHEVLRSLVTDEGATPVDAGRVPITVEDLDDHDLLEARLQEELARPFALDSEPPSRALLLRLPGADEHVLALTVHHIAFDAWSRNLALAELSALYAARLGLAEPPAPPGVLYADYAAWLAGQPEGDLAWWAERLAGLEPVLDLPVDRARPSVADWSGATVPVRLAPALTARVREVAAETGCTPFMVLLAAWQELLGRVSGTDDVPVGVPEAGRLHPDTARMLGCFVNTLVLRGDRSGEPTGRELLARTKDSVLDALTHRDVPFERIVEHLHPERNLATTPIFQVLLNVLDDPPRALDFPGLAVEHVQAPLRTAKYDLNLAFVNQGEEYDGEFAYRTDLFDESTVRRMAGWYLNLLEGMLADLDAPAAAVPLEPVTGPLVSGTPTRMDLTRPLHVVIGDRIRSRPEATAVVDVSGSLTYGEVDRLANRLARHLVAAGVRPDEPVGMLVDRHRGLVPALLGVLRAGGAFMPLDPVYPGDRLAYMLETAGARVVLADREHADRVPGALVLPDLLAAGSDEPLEVDVTPGHLAYVIFTSGSTGRPKGTAIEHRSAMHYLHGLTELVPDVHESYGVVSTVAADLVMTCLYGALVRGAALHLVDQEAAVDPEAYAAYLTAHPVDVIKMVPSHLELLAAHGDLVRMLPRRLLILAGEATSWELAERIRAARPDLEVQIHCGPTETTVSVLGGRVPDSPSGSGSVPLGRPLPGVDCYIVDPAGRPLPAGVPGDLWVAGPRLARGYLNRPDLTAERFVPDPVTGTGRCYRTGDRVRLNSAGLVEFLGRVDDQVKIRGFRVELGEVKAALQERPGVREAAVLPIGEGRSQRLVAWVAPASVDLAAVRAGLRERLPDYMVPSAIVVLDELPLTPLGKVDRTRLPAPEATPAAERVAPSTPAELRIAAVWASILEVEDVGVDDDFFALGGDSFRAVRAVREIDPALRVIDLFTRPTIRELAAHLDGGAEAPAGLLHRLAGPRVATRTLVCLPYGGGSAAAYRPLVAELARTSPTTAVLAVELPGHDPARPNEAMLSMTELTDRLVAELAEVSGPIALYGHCVGSAAATELALRLEASGKPVAGVFVGGSFPDARLPGRLSAWWNRRFPAHRWASDRAQRDFLRTLGALDEDFGDTEIVLRGLRHDVGEAQAWFSRRLGSPTFEERRLQAPLLCVIGERDRATELYQERHREWGAFADRVELATIPRAGHYFLKHQAGTLAGLIEEHLDRWSGGDLPEPIGEVEVAGQSARRSLRRFYTVAAGQTVSLLGAALTSFALGVWAYQESGRVLDYALITMLALLPSLLAAPLGGAVADRVDRRLVMLVCDGVSAVATGVLVILLWLGRLEVWQVGIIAGLLSLVTAFHRPAYLAAVAQLVPKPYLMQANALANLGTGLGMFVGPLGGAALITMVGLHGVVAVNIVTFLAGLGTLLLVRFPDRLFHRMEESFGQAIIGGWRFLVRRRPLLIMIVFFVVQNYLSMLALAVTVPAVLSFSDAAGVGTVTALQGLGAVLGSLIMVFWSGTERRAIGMVGFVIGFGAGVLLVGLRPSLVLAAFGGLVSWAFLSVLNAHWLAIIQLKVGLELQGRVLATNQMLAVSMTPLAFLTAPLLADDVFGPLLVPGGPLADTIIGDVVGVGPGRGVGLLLTVCGALLMLWGALGLWYRPLRRMEDALPDAVTGAEIADDLDAVQAEADAALRKGAAPVR; encoded by the coding sequence GTGACCATCAGCGACGAGCACCGGAGCGCCCTCACGGCCCGGCTGTCGGCCGCGCGCCGCGCCGCTCAGGCCGCCCCGGTGATCCCCGCCAGGGAGGCGACCGGCGGCCCCGACCCCCTGTCCCCCGCCCAGGCCCGGCTGTGGTTCCTCGACCAGCTCGACGACCTGGCCGCCTACAACGTGCCCGCCGCCGTACGGCTGCGCGGCCCGCTGAACACCACCGCGCTGCTGGGCGCCGTACGCGACCTCGCCGACCGGCACGAGGTGCTGCGCAGCCTGGTCACCGACGAGGGCGCCACCCCGGTCGACGCCGGCCGGGTCCCGATCACGGTTGAGGACCTCGACGACCACGACCTGCTGGAGGCGCGGCTGCAGGAGGAGCTCGCCCGCCCGTTCGCGCTGGACTCCGAGCCGCCCTCCCGCGCCCTGCTGCTCCGCCTCCCCGGCGCCGACGAGCACGTCCTGGCGCTGACCGTGCACCACATCGCCTTCGACGCCTGGTCGCGCAACCTGGCGCTGGCCGAGCTGTCCGCCCTGTACGCGGCGCGGCTCGGCCTGGCCGAGCCGCCCGCGCCGCCGGGGGTGCTGTACGCCGACTACGCGGCGTGGCTGGCCGGGCAGCCGGAGGGCGACCTCGCGTGGTGGGCCGAACGGCTGGCCGGGCTCGAACCGGTCCTGGACCTGCCCGTGGACCGGGCCCGGCCGTCGGTCGCCGACTGGTCGGGCGCCACCGTCCCGGTACGGCTGGCGCCCGCGCTGACCGCCCGGGTCCGCGAGGTCGCCGCCGAGACCGGCTGCACGCCGTTCATGGTGCTGCTGGCCGCCTGGCAGGAGTTGCTGGGCCGGGTCTCCGGCACCGACGACGTGCCGGTCGGCGTGCCCGAGGCGGGACGGCTCCACCCCGACACCGCGCGCATGCTCGGCTGTTTCGTCAACACGCTCGTCCTGCGCGGTGACAGATCCGGCGAGCCGACCGGCCGGGAGCTGCTGGCCCGGACCAAGGACTCCGTGCTGGACGCCCTCACCCACCGCGACGTGCCCTTCGAGCGGATCGTGGAGCACCTGCACCCCGAACGCAACCTCGCCACCACCCCGATCTTCCAGGTGCTGCTCAACGTCCTGGACGACCCCCCGCGGGCGCTGGACTTCCCCGGCCTGGCCGTGGAGCACGTGCAGGCCCCGCTGCGCACCGCCAAGTACGACCTCAACCTCGCCTTCGTCAACCAGGGCGAGGAGTACGACGGCGAGTTCGCCTACCGCACCGACCTGTTCGACGAGTCGACCGTGCGGCGCATGGCCGGCTGGTACCTGAACCTGCTGGAGGGCATGCTCGCCGACCTGGACGCGCCCGCGGCGGCCGTACCGCTGGAGCCGGTGACCGGGCCCCTCGTCTCGGGCACCCCGACGCGGATGGACCTGACCCGGCCGCTGCATGTGGTGATCGGCGACCGGATACGGAGCAGGCCTGAGGCGACCGCCGTGGTGGACGTCTCAGGGTCGCTCACCTACGGCGAGGTGGACCGGCTGGCCAACCGCCTGGCCCGTCACCTGGTCGCGGCCGGGGTGCGGCCGGACGAACCGGTCGGCATGCTGGTCGACCGGCACCGCGGGCTGGTCCCCGCGCTCCTCGGCGTGCTGCGGGCGGGCGGTGCCTTCATGCCGCTGGATCCCGTCTACCCCGGCGACCGCCTCGCCTACATGTTGGAGACGGCCGGCGCGCGCGTCGTGCTGGCCGACCGCGAGCACGCCGATCGGGTCCCCGGCGCGCTGGTCCTGCCCGACCTGCTGGCCGCCGGGTCCGACGAGCCCCTGGAGGTCGACGTCACCCCCGGTCACCTCGCGTATGTGATCTTCACGTCCGGCTCCACCGGACGGCCCAAGGGCACCGCGATCGAGCACCGGTCGGCGATGCACTACCTGCACGGCCTGACCGAGCTGGTGCCCGACGTCCACGAGTCCTACGGCGTGGTCTCCACGGTCGCCGCCGACCTGGTGATGACCTGCCTGTACGGCGCGCTCGTCCGGGGCGCCGCGCTCCATCTCGTGGACCAGGAGGCCGCCGTCGATCCGGAGGCGTACGCCGCCTATCTCACGGCGCACCCCGTCGATGTGATCAAGATGGTGCCCAGCCACCTGGAGCTGCTGGCCGCCCACGGCGACCTGGTCCGGATGCTGCCGCGCAGGCTGCTGATCCTCGCCGGTGAGGCGACGTCGTGGGAGCTGGCCGAACGCATCCGCGCCGCCCGCCCCGACCTGGAGGTGCAGATCCACTGCGGGCCGACGGAGACGACGGTCTCGGTGCTCGGCGGCCGGGTGCCCGACTCGCCGTCGGGGTCGGGGTCGGTTCCGCTCGGCCGCCCGCTGCCCGGCGTCGACTGCTACATCGTCGACCCGGCGGGCCGTCCGCTGCCCGCCGGGGTTCCGGGCGACCTGTGGGTGGCCGGCCCCCGCCTGGCCCGCGGTTACCTGAACCGCCCCGACCTGACCGCCGAACGGTTCGTCCCCGATCCGGTGACCGGGACCGGCCGCTGCTATCGCACCGGCGACCGGGTCCGTCTCAACTCCGCCGGACTCGTGGAGTTCCTCGGCCGGGTCGACGACCAGGTCAAGATCAGGGGCTTCCGGGTGGAGCTGGGCGAGGTGAAGGCCGCCCTGCAGGAGCGGCCCGGGGTCCGGGAGGCCGCGGTGCTGCCGATCGGCGAGGGCCGCTCCCAGCGGCTGGTCGCCTGGGTCGCGCCCGCCTCCGTGGACCTCGCCGCGGTCCGGGCGGGGTTGCGTGAGCGGTTACCCGACTACATGGTCCCGTCCGCGATCGTCGTCCTCGACGAGCTGCCGCTCACCCCGCTGGGCAAGGTCGACCGAACCCGCCTGCCGGCTCCCGAGGCGACGCCCGCCGCGGAGCGGGTCGCGCCGAGCACCCCGGCCGAACTGCGGATCGCGGCGGTGTGGGCGAGCATCCTGGAGGTGGAGGACGTCGGCGTCGACGACGACTTCTTCGCGCTGGGCGGCGACTCCTTCCGTGCGGTGCGGGCCGTCCGGGAGATCGACCCGGCGCTGCGCGTGATCGACCTGTTCACCCGGCCCACGATCCGTGAGCTGGCCGCCCACCTCGACGGCGGCGCCGAGGCCCCGGCCGGGCTGCTGCACCGCCTGGCCGGCCCGCGCGTGGCGACCCGTACCCTCGTCTGCCTGCCCTACGGCGGCGGTTCGGCCGCCGCCTACCGGCCGCTCGTCGCCGAGCTGGCCCGCACCTCCCCCACCACGGCGGTGCTCGCCGTCGAGCTGCCCGGGCACGACCCGGCCCGGCCCAACGAGGCCATGCTGTCGATGACGGAGCTGACCGACCGGCTCGTGGCCGAGCTGGCCGAGGTCTCCGGCCCGATCGCGCTGTACGGCCACTGCGTCGGCTCGGCCGCCGCGACCGAGCTGGCGCTGCGGCTGGAGGCGTCCGGGAAGCCGGTCGCCGGCGTCTTCGTCGGCGGCAGTTTCCCCGACGCACGGCTGCCCGGACGGCTGTCGGCCTGGTGGAACCGGAGGTTCCCCGCCCACCGCTGGGCCTCCGACCGCGCCCAGCGCGACTTCCTGCGCACGCTGGGCGCCCTGGACGAGGATTTCGGCGATACCGAGATCGTGCTGCGCGGCCTGCGGCATGACGTCGGGGAGGCACAGGCCTGGTTCAGCCGCCGCCTCGGCTCCCCCACCTTCGAGGAGCGCAGGCTCCAGGCGCCGCTGCTGTGCGTGATCGGCGAGCGGGACCGCGCGACCGAGCTCTACCAGGAACGCCACCGCGAGTGGGGGGCGTTCGCCGACCGGGTGGAGCTGGCCACGATCCCCCGGGCCGGTCACTACTTCCTCAAGCATCAGGCCGGGACCCTGGCCGGGCTGATCGAGGAACACCTGGACCGCTGGTCCGGCGGCGACCTGCCCGAGCCGATCGGGGAGGTCGAGGTCGCGGGCCAGAGCGCCCGCCGGAGCCTGCGCCGCTTCTACACCGTCGCGGCCGGACAGACCGTGTCGCTGCTCGGCGCCGCACTGACCTCTTTCGCGCTGGGCGTGTGGGCCTACCAGGAAAGCGGCCGGGTGCTGGACTACGCCCTGATCACCATGCTCGCCCTGTTGCCGTCGCTGCTGGCGGCGCCGTTGGGCGGCGCGGTCGCCGACCGGGTGGACCGGCGGCTGGTCATGCTGGTGTGCGACGGCGTCTCCGCCGTGGCCACCGGGGTCCTGGTGATCCTGCTGTGGCTGGGACGGCTGGAGGTCTGGCAGGTCGGAATCATCGCCGGGCTGCTGTCGCTGGTGACGGCCTTCCACCGGCCCGCCTATCTGGCGGCGGTGGCCCAGCTGGTGCCCAAGCCGTACCTCATGCAGGCCAACGCGCTGGCGAACCTCGGCACCGGCCTGGGCATGTTCGTCGGCCCGCTGGGCGGCGCCGCGCTCATCACGATGGTCGGGCTGCACGGCGTGGTGGCCGTGAACATCGTCACGTTCCTCGCCGGACTCGGCACGCTGCTGCTGGTCCGCTTCCCCGACCGGCTGTTCCACCGGATGGAGGAGTCCTTCGGTCAGGCCATCATCGGCGGCTGGCGCTTCCTCGTACGGCGCCGCCCTCTGCTGATCATGATTGTGTTCTTCGTCGTGCAGAACTACCTGAGCATGCTCGCCCTGGCCGTGACCGTGCCCGCGGTGCTGTCGTTCAGCGACGCCGCGGGGGTGGGCACGGTGACCGCGCTGCAGGGCCTGGGCGCGGTGCTCGGCTCCCTGATCATGGTGTTCTGGAGCGGCACCGAGCGGCGCGCGATCGGCATGGTCGGCTTCGTGATCGGGTTCGGGGCCGGGGTGCTGCTGGTCGGGTTGCGGCCCTCGCTGGTGCTGGCGGCCTTCGGCGGGCTGGTGTCGTGGGCGTTCCTCAGCGTGCTGAACGCGCACTGGCTCGCGATCATCCAGCTCAAGGTCGGCCTGGAGCTGCAGGGCCGGGTGCTGGCCACCAACCAGATGCTGGCGGTGTCGATGACACCGCTGGCGTTCCTCACCGCGCCCTTGCTGGCCGACGACGTCTTCGGCCCGCTCCTCGTCCCGGGCGGTCCTCTCGCGGACACGATCATCGGTGACGTCGTCGGAGTGGGGCCGGGGCGCGGGGTCGGGCTGCTGCTGACCGTCTGCGGCGCGCTGCTGATGCTCTGGGGCGCGCTGGGGCTGTGGTACCGGCCGCTGCGGCGCATGGAGGACGCGCTGCCCGACGCGGTCACGGGCGCCGAGATCGCCGACGACCTGGACGCGGTCCAGGCCGAGGCCGACGCCGCCCTGCGGAAGGGCGCCGCCCCCGTCCGATGA
- a CDS encoding alpha/beta hydrolase family protein, which produces MKAIPALLSLGLLGACSPGEPQRWAPTASLQDQCENAPANATRVTLRAQDGVRLGAAVIGSPDSRVGVIVVHGFDQSLCDWLGEARRIASSLKVRVLVFDRRGVASSEGEPEARKYVDDTVEAARWMKQTGAQEIAVMGSSYGAPIALAAGQGNGGYPDGDGTQAPGSEPSACAVIAVSPATSIEEPSGTVLPLSVKSYGPKLWIVAEEGRPDIAANAAELFHRLGREHRRHLIRIPGEDHSIALVENHEAARAAIDAAIDSCEP; this is translated from the coding sequence ATGAAGGCGATACCCGCTCTCTTGTCCTTGGGGCTCCTCGGCGCGTGTTCACCCGGGGAGCCCCAGCGGTGGGCACCCACCGCATCACTACAGGACCAATGCGAAAATGCGCCCGCCAACGCCACGCGTGTGACTCTCCGCGCCCAGGACGGGGTTCGCCTGGGTGCGGCAGTGATCGGTTCTCCTGACTCCCGGGTCGGCGTGATAGTCGTCCATGGATTCGACCAGTCGCTCTGCGACTGGCTGGGAGAGGCGAGACGAATCGCATCTTCTCTAAAGGTCAGGGTTCTCGTTTTTGACCGGCGCGGGGTGGCGTCCAGCGAGGGAGAACCGGAAGCCCGGAAGTATGTGGACGACACCGTCGAAGCAGCACGCTGGATGAAACAAACGGGAGCACAGGAGATAGCCGTAATGGGTTCCTCGTACGGGGCGCCCATCGCGTTGGCCGCCGGTCAAGGAAACGGCGGATATCCAGACGGCGACGGCACCCAGGCGCCCGGGTCGGAACCGTCCGCCTGCGCCGTGATCGCCGTTTCTCCGGCGACGTCGATAGAAGAGCCGTCCGGCACCGTTCTGCCTCTGTCCGTAAAGTCGTACGGGCCGAAGCTCTGGATAGTCGCAGAGGAGGGACGGCCGGATATCGCGGCGAACGCCGCCGAACTTTTCCACAGGCTAGGCCGAGAGCACCGCCGTCACCTGATCAGAATTCCGGGAGAAGATCACAGCATCGCGCTGGTGGAGAACCACGAAGCAGCACGGGCGGCCATCGATGCGGCGATTGATTCTTGCGAACCATAG
- a CDS encoding SDR family oxidoreductase, with amino-acid sequence MTIPVTGATGNVGRNVVDRLVRTGATVRALTRDPAAARLPTGVEVARGDLADPATLGDALRGVERMFPFPVPETARHVARQAREAGVSHVVVLSSAAVTAGYDTSFHLPVEQAVEQAGLSWTHVRPGEFALNKLFLWGPSIRFEGVVRDPFPDAVEIPTHEADIADVAAVALLDDGHAGKAYIFAGPGPVTHREQVEAIDRLRKCSNHLPPVDGLITTIPPVTTGGSGCRSITTAWRAGSPKGEKGSAMVRKNQSPHRWPPVLLRGSPPARCCDLLPEF; translated from the coding sequence ATGACGATTCCGGTGACGGGGGCGACCGGCAATGTCGGCCGTAACGTGGTGGACCGGTTGGTACGGACCGGCGCGACGGTGCGGGCGCTGACCCGTGACCCGGCCGCCGCGCGTCTGCCCACCGGAGTGGAGGTGGCGCGCGGTGACCTCGCCGACCCGGCGACACTGGGGGACGCCCTTCGAGGTGTCGAACGGATGTTTCCTTTCCCGGTGCCGGAAACGGCGCGGCATGTGGCCCGCCAGGCCCGCGAGGCCGGCGTGAGTCACGTGGTGGTGCTGTCGTCGGCCGCGGTGACCGCCGGCTACGACACCAGCTTCCACCTGCCGGTGGAACAAGCCGTTGAACAGGCCGGCCTGTCCTGGACCCACGTGCGCCCCGGAGAGTTCGCTTTGAACAAGCTGTTCCTGTGGGGCCCGTCCATCCGTTTCGAGGGCGTGGTGCGCGACCCGTTCCCCGATGCCGTCGAGATTCCCACGCATGAGGCCGACATCGCCGATGTCGCGGCCGTGGCGCTGCTCGACGACGGTCATGCCGGCAAGGCGTACATCTTCGCAGGCCCTGGCCCGGTGACACATCGCGAGCAGGTGGAGGCGATTGACCGGCTCCGGAAATGCTCGAACCACCTCCCACCGGTAGACGGGTTGATCACCACAATCCCGCCCGTCACAACCGGGGGCTCCGGGTGCCGTTCGATCACGACCGCGTGGCGTGCCGGCTCGCCCAAGGGCGAAAAGGGATCGGCTATGGTTCGCAAGAATCAATCGCCGCATCGATGGCCGCCCGTGCTGCTTCGTGGTTCTCCACCAGCGCGATGCTGTGATCTTCTCCCGGAATTCTGA
- a CDS encoding sulfotransferase domain-containing protein has protein sequence MGSSIARYQNILMDSTRWDDIAFRDGDIVISAPSKCGTTWTQMICALLIFQSTEFPRPLDAISVWPDYLLHLREEIVTELTAQRHRRFMKTHVPLDGLPYDERVTYICVGRDPRDVAISWDNHMANTNFPAVMALRAAVVEAEKADAPPPDPLPEQPESAQGRFWLWVDTSEGIVGLRPMLHHLSTFWRMRDRPNVVLLHYQEMQDDLEGVMRRLAARLGIEVPEEKWPELVRAAGFGEMRNRADELAPEARVWIDRKQFFRRGASGQWRELLDADDLRHYRDRVRELAGPRVADPELVNWVHREKIFP, from the coding sequence ATGGGATCATCAATCGCTCGTTACCAGAACATCCTGATGGACAGCACCCGCTGGGACGACATCGCGTTTCGGGACGGGGACATCGTGATCTCGGCCCCCTCGAAGTGCGGTACGACCTGGACCCAGATGATCTGTGCGCTGCTGATCTTCCAATCGACCGAGTTCCCCCGGCCGCTTGACGCGATATCGGTGTGGCCCGACTATCTTCTTCACCTGCGCGAGGAGATAGTGACCGAACTGACCGCGCAGCGGCACCGCCGATTCATGAAGACTCACGTTCCGCTCGACGGACTTCCGTACGACGAACGGGTCACCTACATCTGCGTGGGGCGCGACCCGCGAGACGTGGCGATCTCCTGGGACAACCACATGGCCAACACGAACTTCCCGGCCGTGATGGCGCTCCGCGCGGCGGTCGTCGAGGCGGAGAAGGCCGATGCTCCGCCGCCCGACCCGCTGCCTGAGCAGCCTGAGTCGGCCCAGGGCCGGTTCTGGCTGTGGGTCGACACCTCCGAGGGCATAGTCGGCCTCCGGCCGATGCTGCACCACCTCTCCACCTTCTGGCGGATGCGCGACCGGCCCAACGTCGTACTCCTGCACTACCAGGAGATGCAGGACGACCTTGAAGGCGTGATGCGCCGGCTCGCCGCCCGGCTCGGCATCGAGGTTCCCGAGGAGAAGTGGCCGGAGCTGGTCAGGGCGGCGGGCTTCGGCGAGATGAGGAATCGGGCGGACGAACTGGCGCCCGAGGCGAGGGTGTGGATCGACCGCAAACAGTTCTTCCGCCGGGGCGCGAGCGGGCAGTGGCGCGAGTTGCTCGACGCGGACGACCTTCGGCACTACCGGGACCGGGTCCGGGAACTGGCCGGCCCGCGAGTGGCCGACCCGGAACTGGTCAACTGGGTGCACCGAGAAAAGATCTTTCCGTAG
- a CDS encoding MFS transporter, producing MTAILDREAASNTPDTLWTRNFSFYFAARVVSLLGDAMMPVATALAVGAVYRVSGVGYVLAVWTAPFVLFVLFGGVFADRVGARAMMVGADLVRILTQSVLAVAFFTGTPPLWLLMVASALSGTAAAMFQPGVNGMVPLVAKDPQRANGTLKIADAATQLGGPVLAGLLMALTGAGAVYAFDAATFLVSGLCLALIRIAPAARVREHSTVLLDLRRGWTEFRSRSWMWSVILVWVFFGMLVFGPSIPLGSQLIGDRLGDAAYGWAMAALGTGTVLGGLVAIRFRPARPLAAGGVALIGFTCIPLSVALELPLPLLMAGHLIGGASWAFWSVMWSTSVQTQVAPDVLNRVTAYEVAGSVSGVAVGQALVGPVSSIVDPRDLLFVSTGVTAAVCAALLLIPPIRRLRRV from the coding sequence ATGACCGCGATCCTCGATCGTGAAGCCGCCTCAAACACTCCGGACACGCTCTGGACCAGGAATTTCTCGTTCTACTTCGCCGCCCGGGTGGTGTCACTGCTGGGCGACGCCATGATGCCGGTCGCGACCGCGCTGGCGGTCGGGGCCGTCTACAGGGTTTCGGGTGTGGGGTACGTTCTTGCCGTCTGGACGGCGCCCTTCGTGCTGTTCGTTCTGTTCGGCGGGGTCTTCGCCGACCGGGTCGGCGCACGCGCCATGATGGTCGGCGCGGACCTGGTGCGGATCCTCACCCAGAGCGTGCTCGCCGTCGCGTTCTTCACCGGAACCCCGCCGCTGTGGCTGCTGATGGTCGCCTCCGCGCTGTCCGGCACGGCCGCCGCGATGTTCCAGCCCGGAGTCAACGGCATGGTCCCGCTGGTCGCGAAGGACCCCCAGCGGGCCAACGGCACCCTCAAGATCGCTGACGCCGCCACCCAGCTCGGCGGGCCGGTCCTGGCCGGACTTCTGATGGCGCTGACCGGCGCGGGCGCCGTCTACGCCTTCGACGCCGCCACCTTCCTGGTCAGCGGCCTCTGCCTGGCCCTGATCAGGATCGCCCCCGCCGCCAGGGTCAGGGAGCACTCGACGGTCCTGCTCGACCTGCGGCGCGGCTGGACGGAGTTCCGCTCCCGCAGCTGGATGTGGTCGGTGATCCTGGTCTGGGTCTTCTTCGGCATGCTCGTCTTCGGCCCCTCCATCCCGCTCGGCTCACAGCTGATCGGCGACCGCCTCGGTGACGCCGCCTACGGCTGGGCGATGGCCGCCCTCGGCACCGGCACCGTGCTCGGCGGCCTCGTCGCGATCCGCTTCCGCCCCGCCCGCCCCCTGGCCGCGGGCGGGGTCGCCCTGATCGGCTTCACCTGCATCCCGTTGTCGGTCGCCCTGGAGCTGCCGCTCCCCCTGCTGATGGCGGGCCATCTGATCGGCGGCGCCTCCTGGGCGTTCTGGTCGGTGATGTGGTCCACCAGCGTCCAGACCCAGGTGGCCCCCGACGTCCTCAACCGCGTCACCGCCTACGAGGTCGCGGGCTCGGTCTCGGGGGTGGCCGTGGGCCAGGCCCTCGTCGGCCCGGTCTCCTCGATCGTCGACCCCCGGGACCTGCTGTTCGTCTCGACCGGCGTCACCGCCGCCGTCTGCGCCGCCCTGCTGCTCATCCCGCCGATCCGCAGGCTCCGCCGAGTCTGA